A genomic window from Terriglobia bacterium includes:
- a CDS encoding TRAP transporter TatT component family protein — protein MRIALLVALTLLLPAGCARALREPRPLDAIAGETAPTPREEVEVLVSRAEALYARRDLPSVREAAGTWLRVAAADRTSVAGVLGAVKARVWLADHEPDPAARNESAGSAVEAAQWCGRIAPDDPACSYWLGVALGVQARERPATALSALPKMVQAFERAAQAAPGLDHGGPDRALALLHLRAPGWPTGPGDSEKGLEHARRAVEIEGGYPANRLAFAEALRANGLESEARQAYEEAVLAARRSAESGDPDAPDWISEAEDALGRK, from the coding sequence TGAGGATCGCGCTCCTGGTCGCTCTGACCCTGCTGCTGCCGGCAGGATGCGCCCGAGCCCTCAGAGAGCCGCGTCCCCTCGATGCGATCGCCGGGGAGACGGCGCCGACGCCGCGCGAAGAGGTCGAAGTCCTCGTATCGCGAGCCGAGGCGCTGTACGCCCGCCGGGACCTCCCGTCGGTTCGGGAGGCCGCCGGGACGTGGCTCAGGGTGGCCGCCGCGGACCGGACGAGCGTCGCGGGGGTCCTGGGCGCCGTGAAGGCGCGCGTTTGGCTCGCGGATCACGAGCCCGACCCGGCGGCGAGGAACGAATCGGCCGGCTCCGCGGTGGAGGCCGCGCAATGGTGCGGGCGGATCGCGCCCGACGATCCCGCGTGCTCTTACTGGCTCGGCGTCGCCCTCGGGGTCCAAGCGCGCGAGCGGCCTGCCACCGCGCTCTCGGCGCTGCCGAAGATGGTGCAGGCGTTCGAGCGCGCAGCTCAGGCCGCCCCGGGGCTCGACCACGGCGGGCCGGATCGGGCGCTCGCGCTGCTCCACTTGCGGGCTCCGGGATGGCCGACCGGCCCGGGTGATTCCGAGAAGGGGCTCGAGCACGCACGGCGCGCCGTCGAGATCGAAGGAGGTTACCCCGCGAATCGGCTGGCTTTCGCGGAGGCTCTTCGAGCCAACGGGCTCGAGAGCGAAGCGCGACAGGCTTACGAGGAGGCGGTCCTCGCGGCGAGACGGTCCGCGGAGAGCGGGGACCCCGACGCGCCGGACTGGATCTCCGAAGCGGAAGACGCACTCGGTCGAAAGTAA